In Chitinophaga sp. HK235, a single window of DNA contains:
- a CDS encoding ATP-binding protein, translated as MLANPFPGNNSGNLKLEDGFDALQTTLCRQQNALDIVSRLHTSFIDNKPSQVCQELLLQLIALTESQSGFIGEIEKDYNNLPHLVVQAISNMPSHSDVQQYFGARPERGQHFTNLSTLFGTVILTGQPVFSNHPATDEPYTTAIFQSFLGIPIILQGETIGLIALVNKPAGYDLPLIPLLQPIALTYGALLHNYRTQSCRERLEITNKQLSSELHALTASLDDIVFEVDENKVFTRVWCNQQHLLFIPEDEIVGKAMADTLGEHAYAFGKLADTLLQTGDPQNYEYADIRQDMPYWYAVKMRLIPATDNTPRRILLLIQNITRRKHSELELRQLNADYARNIQILDITQQMGLIGGWEFNLVTGQVFWTKQVYTIRELPENFMPVYHDLEFYHPEDKHLVETAKEQLLRYHQQYCIDLRHISAKGTVKWVRTTGIPVYTNDRLTQFRGIIMDIDKQKKAELELEQARKTAENAARSRSEFLSVMSHEIRTPLNAIIGISGIMKDEPCTDHSELLHNLRFSANHLLGLVNDILDLSKIEAGKVTLEYIELDLRDIIQGIAGNYQPLATAKGLQLNTKVDDNIPAHVLGDSVRLGQILNNLLNNAIKFTNEGCVCLTLQLEKTSADAASICFTVTDTGIGIPPEIQERIFETFVQGDSATTREYGGTGLGLSITRKLVELMNSRITVDSTLHQGTTFRFSVSFNTPAGTAVPEAAPVIIPENLLTGMRMLVVEDNKINRKVMQLQLNRTGAAVTLAVNGKEAVLRMQEQTFDGVMLDLHMPEMNGYETIPYIKQMQPHAFIIVLTADIMPDAVERLQELSIRDILPKPYKAEELYRLLHSYKK; from the coding sequence ATGCTGGCTAATCCCTTTCCTGGCAACAACTCCGGGAACCTCAAACTGGAAGATGGCTTCGATGCACTGCAAACAACCCTTTGCCGGCAACAGAATGCCCTGGACATCGTCTCGCGGCTGCATACCAGCTTTATAGACAACAAACCTTCGCAGGTTTGCCAGGAACTACTGTTACAGCTGATAGCGCTCACCGAAAGCCAGAGCGGCTTTATCGGAGAAATAGAAAAAGACTATAACAACCTTCCTCATCTGGTGGTACAAGCTATCAGCAACATGCCATCGCACAGCGACGTACAACAATACTTCGGAGCACGTCCCGAACGCGGCCAGCATTTCACCAACCTCAGCACCCTCTTCGGAACAGTCATCCTCACCGGGCAACCGGTGTTCAGCAACCACCCGGCCACCGACGAACCATACACCACCGCTATATTCCAGTCCTTCCTGGGCATTCCGATTATCCTGCAGGGAGAAACCATCGGCCTCATAGCGCTGGTTAATAAACCCGCTGGTTATGATCTCCCCCTTATTCCACTACTTCAACCAATAGCACTTACCTACGGCGCCCTGTTACATAACTACCGCACACAGAGCTGCCGCGAAAGACTCGAGATCACCAACAAACAACTCTCATCGGAACTGCATGCGCTCACCGCGTCGCTCGATGATATTGTGTTTGAAGTAGATGAAAACAAAGTCTTTACCCGTGTATGGTGCAACCAGCAGCACCTGCTGTTTATACCGGAAGATGAAATCGTAGGCAAGGCAATGGCAGATACATTGGGCGAACATGCCTACGCCTTCGGCAAACTGGCCGACACCCTGCTGCAGACAGGCGATCCCCAAAATTATGAATACGCCGACATACGGCAGGACATGCCCTACTGGTATGCGGTAAAAATGCGTTTGATACCGGCTACCGACAACACACCCCGGCGCATCCTGCTGCTCATTCAGAACATCACCCGGCGCAAACACAGCGAACTGGAACTACGTCAGCTCAATGCTGATTACGCCCGGAACATTCAGATACTGGACATCACTCAACAAATGGGACTCATCGGCGGATGGGAGTTCAACCTCGTCACTGGGCAGGTATTCTGGACCAAACAGGTATACACTATCAGGGAATTACCGGAGAATTTTATGCCGGTATACCATGATCTGGAATTTTATCATCCGGAAGATAAACACCTGGTAGAAACAGCCAAAGAACAGCTGCTTCGTTATCATCAGCAATATTGCATAGACCTGCGGCACATCTCCGCCAAAGGCACCGTCAAATGGGTGCGCACCACCGGCATACCCGTATACACCAATGACCGCCTCACCCAGTTCCGCGGCATCATCATGGACATCGACAAACAAAAAAAGGCAGAACTGGAACTCGAACAAGCCAGAAAAACCGCTGAAAATGCCGCCAGGAGCAGAAGTGAATTTCTTTCCGTCATGAGCCATGAAATACGCACACCGCTCAACGCCATCATCGGTATTTCCGGCATCATGAAAGATGAACCTTGCACAGACCATTCCGAACTGTTGCATAACCTGCGGTTTTCAGCCAACCATCTCCTCGGTCTGGTCAACGATATCCTGGACCTCAGCAAGATAGAAGCCGGAAAAGTCACACTCGAATATATTGAACTGGACCTCCGCGACATCATTCAGGGCATTGCCGGCAACTATCAGCCACTGGCCACCGCCAAAGGATTACAGCTGAATACAAAGGTAGACGACAACATACCTGCTCACGTCCTCGGCGATTCCGTACGGCTCGGACAGATCCTGAATAATCTCCTTAACAACGCCATCAAATTTACCAATGAAGGTTGTGTATGTCTGACGCTGCAGCTCGAAAAAACCAGTGCAGACGCAGCGTCCATCTGTTTCACCGTCACCGATACTGGTATCGGTATACCACCCGAGATTCAGGAACGGATCTTCGAAACCTTTGTACAAGGCGACTCCGCCACCACCCGCGAATATGGCGGCACCGGACTGGGATTGTCTATCACCCGCAAACTGGTGGAGCTGATGAACAGCCGTATTACAGTAGACAGCACGCTCCATCAGGGCACGACCTTCCGGTTCTCTGTTTCGTTTAATACTCCCGCTGGTACTGCTGTTCCCGAAGCAGCTCCGGTCATCATACCGGAAAATCTGCTCACGGGCATGCGTATGCTGGTAGTGGAAGACAATAAGATTAACCGCAAGGTTATGCAGCTGCAGCTAAACCGTACCGGCGCTGCAGTAACACTGGCCGTCAACGGTAAAGAAGCTGTCCTCCGCATGCAGGAACAAACCTTCGATGGTGTGATGCTGGACCTTCATATGCCCGAGATGAACGGTTATGAAACCATTCCCTATATCAAACAAATGCAACCCCACGCTTTTATCATAGTGCTCACCGCCGATATTATGCCGGATGCCGTTGAACGGCTGCAGGAGCTGAGCATACGGGATATCCTGCCCAAGCCTTACAAGGCGGAAGAGCTCTACCGCTTGCTGCACAGCTATAAAAAATGA
- a CDS encoding LTA synthase family protein, whose translation MKSAKNRYAVLFGFAALFLVLSFLVRTTLLIWAYPQAGLSFTAILSVYVKGFIYDAGVALFFTIAYAFYLLLLPQRLNNTVFNRVFTYTGFFLALMITIFSFFAEFTFWGEYAGRFDFIAVDYLIYTYEVISNINQSYPLPLLIGGVLGATALLTWLCSRRGIFRNSFRSNTGFGKRALIFLSLLGLTIAHIFLVNNNWADKSKNRYAQELSKAGVYSFISAYLNNELAYDKYYLLEDESTAFSQVRDQLLSPDAQYLENGQSIYRNITDTIPPVKPNVIMVTIESFSADFMARFGNKENITPVLDSIAKEGILFTNMYATGTRTVRGMEALSLAVPPTPGQSIVRRKNNENLFSAASIFRKNGYEATFFYGGDGYFDNMNKFFGNNGYDITDRLRHRLVDDKIASKRTNIPDSAVQFENAWGVCDEDIYKAAIKSADEKYAAGKPFYDFIMTTSNHRPYTYPGGKIDIPSGTSREGAVKYTDYAIGQFLQAIRNKPWYKNTVIIFVADHCASSAGKNEIEISKYHIPCILYNVPNTAPQEIPVMCSQIDLYPTLLKMLHWSYHSNFYGKNVLDSTYQPRAMLSTYQKLAYLESGKMIILSPQQKAQCFSWSQDKNEEQPAPMDSALLKRSVSTYQTAYSLFKNSGMRK comes from the coding sequence ATGAAATCTGCCAAAAATCGGTACGCCGTTCTATTCGGTTTTGCCGCCCTGTTCCTGGTACTTTCGTTCTTAGTACGTACCACCTTGTTAATCTGGGCCTACCCACAGGCAGGCCTTTCTTTTACCGCCATACTTTCTGTATATGTCAAAGGTTTTATCTATGATGCCGGTGTAGCACTTTTTTTCACCATCGCTTATGCCTTCTATCTGTTGCTGTTGCCGCAAAGGCTCAACAACACGGTGTTTAACCGGGTCTTTACCTATACCGGTTTTTTCCTGGCACTGATGATCACCATCTTTTCCTTTTTTGCTGAATTTACTTTCTGGGGAGAATATGCCGGTCGCTTCGACTTCATCGCGGTAGACTATCTGATCTACACCTATGAAGTGATCAGTAATATTAACCAGTCGTATCCGCTGCCGTTACTGATTGGTGGCGTACTGGGAGCAACAGCACTGCTTACCTGGCTTTGCAGCCGTCGCGGTATTTTCCGCAACAGCTTCCGGTCAAATACCGGCTTCGGAAAAAGAGCGCTCATCTTCCTCTCTCTGCTAGGGCTCACTATCGCCCACATCTTCCTGGTCAACAACAACTGGGCAGATAAAAGCAAAAACCGTTATGCTCAGGAACTGTCCAAAGCAGGCGTCTATTCCTTTATATCTGCCTATCTGAACAATGAACTGGCCTACGATAAATATTATCTGCTGGAAGATGAAAGTACTGCCTTCTCACAGGTCCGCGACCAACTGCTTTCTCCCGATGCGCAGTACCTGGAAAACGGGCAGAGTATCTATCGTAACATTACTGACACCATACCACCGGTGAAGCCCAACGTGATCATGGTCACCATCGAAAGCTTCAGCGCCGATTTTATGGCCCGTTTCGGTAACAAGGAAAATATTACGCCTGTACTGGACAGCATCGCTAAAGAGGGGATATTGTTTACCAATATGTACGCTACCGGCACCCGCACGGTGCGAGGCATGGAAGCCTTATCCCTCGCGGTTCCGCCTACACCAGGACAAAGCATCGTTCGCCGTAAAAACAACGAAAACCTTTTCTCTGCTGCCAGTATCTTCCGCAAAAACGGATACGAAGCCACCTTCTTCTACGGCGGAGATGGGTACTTCGATAACATGAATAAATTCTTCGGCAACAACGGTTATGATATCACCGACAGGCTGCGCCACCGGCTGGTAGACGACAAAATAGCGTCCAAACGAACCAACATACCCGACAGCGCTGTACAGTTTGAAAACGCCTGGGGTGTATGTGATGAAGATATCTACAAAGCCGCCATCAAAAGTGCTGACGAAAAATATGCAGCCGGCAAACCTTTCTATGATTTCATCATGACCACCTCCAATCACCGTCCGTATACCTATCCAGGTGGTAAAATCGATATCCCTTCCGGTACCAGCCGCGAAGGTGCCGTGAAATATACCGACTACGCCATCGGCCAGTTCCTGCAGGCTATCCGCAACAAGCCCTGGTATAAAAACACCGTGATCATTTTTGTGGCCGACCACTGCGCCAGCAGTGCAGGTAAAAATGAAATAGAAATCAGCAAATACCACATACCCTGTATCCTATACAATGTGCCGAATACCGCACCACAGGAAATACCCGTTATGTGCTCCCAGATAGACCTCTATCCTACCCTGCTGAAAATGCTGCACTGGTCTTATCATTCCAATTTCTATGGTAAAAATGTGCTTGACAGCACTTATCAGCCCCGCGCTATGCTCAGCACTTACCAGAAACTGGCTTACCTGGAATCAGGTAAAATGATCATCCTCAGCCCACAGCAAAAAGCCCAGTGCTTTTCCTGGAGTCAGGATAAAAATGAAGAACAGCCTGCCCCTATGGACAGCGCCCTGCTCAAACGCAGTGTTTCCACCTACCAAACCGCCTATTCCCTGTTTAAAAACAGTGGTATGCGGAAATAA
- a CDS encoding TonB-dependent siderophore receptor, which yields MRPLITTGVLCISILTATAQQRVTAPVKDTLSRDTTQHPEISKVADLNEVIISSTRNNSRIADLPMKVEILGKEEMIEESGIKPGNVTSILGDLSVIHIQNTSAVSGNNAIRMQGLDGKYTQLLRDGLPVYEGLSGNFGVLAIPPLDLKQIEIIKGSVSTLYGGGAIAGMINFIAKTPGSKPELTILANRSTLKENNVNVWYSQRYGKTGLTLFAGVTSQNPVDVNDDGFSDVPRVRQYLLHPRFFWYPNANTTLVAGYTGTIEKREGGDMQVLDHHADNVHSYTEINNSERNSADIQFTRKNLGGGTLTVKGVASFFHLENIAGNFPLKGRQTSTYLEAAYNKKSGRHDWVIGLNNTGEIYRRATGDSTQLGNYTYNTMGAFAQDGFHITDKFMAEAGIRADYHNVFGWYVLPRLALVYKPIEDLSLRLSGGTGYKSPAIFSAQTQTIGYRNLLPLAAGLKSEKSQGLNFDANYHTTLGKVDVTLNQALYYTHITDPILPVTSASSEKVMLQNQPFAVNSLGTDTYVRFELDHLELYLGYNHTVSKYTDPASTRVAFAPQDKFAATLAYEIEEKWRFGIENSWIGNQYLETNQKAPNYWFWAAMVSRKLGEHVTLVANCENVFDARQGKHMPLFTGPVNNPQFAQLWGPIDGRTINLSVKFNL from the coding sequence ATGCGTCCGCTTATTACAACAGGAGTCCTCTGTATCAGCATACTCACTGCCACCGCACAGCAGCGTGTAACCGCTCCCGTTAAAGACACCCTTAGCAGGGATACCACCCAACACCCTGAAATCAGCAAAGTTGCTGACCTGAATGAAGTCATCATCTCTTCTACCCGCAACAACAGCCGTATTGCAGACCTGCCCATGAAAGTGGAAATTCTGGGCAAGGAAGAAATGATCGAAGAAAGCGGTATCAAACCAGGCAACGTAACCAGCATCCTCGGTGACCTCTCTGTGATACATATCCAGAACACCTCTGCTGTCAGCGGCAACAACGCTATCCGTATGCAGGGGCTCGACGGTAAATATACCCAGCTGCTCCGTGACGGACTACCCGTCTATGAAGGCCTCAGCGGCAACTTCGGCGTACTCGCCATCCCCCCGCTGGACCTCAAACAGATAGAGATCATCAAAGGCTCCGTTTCTACCCTCTACGGTGGAGGCGCTATCGCCGGCATGATCAACTTCATCGCCAAAACGCCCGGTTCCAAACCCGAACTCACCATCCTGGCTAATCGCAGCACGCTCAAGGAGAATAACGTGAACGTCTGGTACTCCCAGCGATATGGTAAAACAGGCCTCACCCTCTTCGCCGGCGTCACCTCCCAAAATCCGGTAGACGTTAACGATGACGGCTTCAGCGATGTGCCACGCGTGCGCCAATACCTCCTCCACCCACGCTTCTTCTGGTATCCCAACGCCAACACCACCCTGGTAGCTGGCTACACCGGCACCATCGAAAAACGCGAAGGTGGCGACATGCAGGTACTCGATCATCATGCGGATAACGTGCACAGCTATACGGAAATCAATAACAGCGAACGGAATAGCGCAGACATCCAGTTTACCCGTAAAAACCTGGGTGGTGGCACCCTCACCGTAAAAGGTGTGGCCAGCTTCTTCCACCTCGAAAATATCGCCGGTAATTTCCCGCTGAAAGGCCGCCAAACCAGCACCTACCTGGAAGCCGCCTACAATAAAAAAAGCGGCCGCCACGACTGGGTGATAGGCCTCAACAATACCGGTGAGATCTATCGCCGTGCTACCGGCGACAGCACCCAGCTGGGCAACTACACCTACAACACCATGGGCGCCTTCGCTCAGGACGGATTCCATATCACCGATAAATTCATGGCGGAAGCAGGCATCCGCGCCGATTATCACAACGTATTCGGATGGTATGTACTGCCCAGGCTCGCATTGGTGTACAAACCAATAGAAGATCTCAGCCTCCGCCTCAGCGGTGGTACCGGCTATAAATCACCAGCCATCTTCTCCGCACAAACACAAACCATCGGCTACCGCAACCTGCTGCCACTCGCCGCCGGACTCAAATCTGAAAAAAGCCAGGGCCTCAACTTCGACGCCAACTATCACACCACCCTCGGCAAAGTAGATGTCACCCTCAATCAGGCGCTGTACTATACACATATTACAGACCCGATCTTACCAGTCACCAGTGCCTCCAGCGAAAAAGTAATGCTGCAAAACCAACCTTTCGCTGTCAACAGCCTCGGTACAGACACGTATGTACGCTTCGAATTAGACCATCTCGAGCTTTATCTCGGCTACAATCATACCGTGTCTAAATACACCGATCCGGCTTCTACGAGAGTAGCGTTTGCACCTCAGGATAAATTTGCCGCCACCCTCGCTTATGAAATTGAAGAGAAATGGCGCTTCGGCATTGAAAACAGCTGGATAGGCAATCAATACCTGGAAACCAATCAGAAAGCGCCCAACTACTGGTTCTGGGCCGCTATGGTCTCCAGAAAACTGGGAGAACATGTAACACTGGTGGCGAATTGTGAAAACGTATTTGACGCCCGTCAGGGTAAACACATGCCACTGTTTACCGGCCCTGTCAATAATCCGCAGTTTGCTCAGTTGTGGGGTCCTATCGATGGCCGCACCATCAACCTGTCAGTGAAATTCAACCTGTAA
- a CDS encoding HAMP domain-containing sensor histidine kinase: MKLLTKTTLYFLLFMLPVFTAGAFYLFHKFNKEIKHETDEELVNDQLEWLRYLDTAHVDNPIFRFNTQEFQLIPTDKPVQKKYKLKGVHLYQETEDTQAPFRELSQVISIHGQNYQMVLRKSMIEKDDLLKNIIHVMLIAFAGLLCFVVVSNWLISRNVWRPFYRSLDKIRQLQLNKIETLDFPQTPTHEFNQLNEALTQMTARIHQDYINMKELTEDAAHEMQTPLAITQSKLELLLQDENLSEEQLKNIGQTSEELQRLSRLNHNLLLLAKIENQQYPFTERPDLHQVIAKYLSLFEELIREKELTIETSLVPTAPWPLHPALADIMISNLLGNAIKYNYTEGRIQITLTTNTFTISNTSNLPEIPPANVFQRFKKSDQGYSNSNGLGLAIVKKIGESYHIRISYQYRNGLHTFTASC; the protein is encoded by the coding sequence ATGAAACTGCTCACCAAAACCACCTTATATTTCCTGCTCTTCATGCTCCCGGTATTCACCGCCGGCGCCTTCTACCTATTTCATAAATTCAATAAGGAAATCAAACACGAAACGGATGAAGAACTGGTCAACGACCAGCTGGAATGGCTCCGTTACCTCGACACCGCCCATGTCGATAACCCCATTTTCCGATTCAACACCCAGGAATTTCAACTCATCCCCACCGATAAACCCGTACAGAAAAAATATAAACTCAAAGGCGTTCATCTTTATCAGGAAACGGAAGATACACAAGCTCCCTTCCGTGAACTATCACAGGTCATCAGCATCCACGGACAAAATTACCAGATGGTATTGCGTAAATCCATGATCGAAAAAGACGACCTGTTGAAAAATATCATCCATGTGATGTTAATCGCTTTCGCCGGACTGCTCTGTTTTGTTGTCGTTTCCAACTGGCTCATCAGCCGTAACGTATGGCGTCCTTTTTATCGCTCACTCGATAAAATACGGCAGCTGCAACTCAACAAAATAGAGACCCTCGACTTCCCCCAAACCCCTACACATGAATTTAACCAGCTCAATGAAGCACTCACCCAGATGACAGCCCGTATCCATCAGGACTATATCAACATGAAAGAACTGACGGAAGATGCTGCCCATGAAATGCAAACACCGCTGGCTATCACACAAAGCAAACTCGAACTCCTGCTCCAGGATGAAAATCTCTCAGAAGAACAGCTGAAAAACATTGGTCAAACCAGTGAAGAACTGCAACGACTCTCCCGTCTCAATCACAACCTGCTGTTGCTGGCAAAAATTGAAAATCAGCAGTATCCTTTTACAGAACGTCCCGACCTGCATCAGGTCATCGCCAAATACCTGTCGCTCTTCGAAGAACTGATCCGCGAAAAAGAACTGACCATCGAAACATCCCTCGTACCCACTGCGCCCTGGCCGCTGCATCCCGCGCTGGCCGATATTATGATCAGCAACCTCCTCGGCAACGCCATCAAATACAACTACACCGAAGGCCGTATTCAGATCACACTGACAACAAACACCTTTACCATTTCCAATACCAGCAACCTCCCCGAAATACCTCCTGCCAATGTATTTCAGCGCTTTAAAAAAAGCGACCAGGGATATTCCAACTCCAACGGCCTGGGCCTCGCTATCGTAAAAAAAATCGGTGAGTCCTATCACATCCGCATCTCCTATCAGTACCGCAACGGCCTGCACACTTTTACCGCCAGCTGTTGA
- a CDS encoding response regulator transcription factor — MKVLIIEDEPSLRNSIREYLEHQGFICEVAADFREAMDKVTDYEYDCIVADIGLPLGSGLDIIRELKVLKSKAGIIIISAKDSLEDKLGGLELGADDYLTKPFHLSELNARINALLRRKNFDGNTSITFFEITIIPSSKTVLVHDKSITLTGKEYQLLLYFIANQHRVVTKSALAGHLWGDAYDQAGSYDFIYTHIKNLRKKMLEAGGEDYIKTVYGTGYRFG, encoded by the coding sequence ATGAAAGTGCTGATCATTGAAGATGAACCTTCCCTGCGCAACAGCATCCGCGAATACCTGGAGCACCAGGGCTTTATTTGTGAGGTGGCGGCCGATTTCAGAGAGGCCATGGACAAGGTAACAGATTATGAATATGACTGTATTGTGGCCGATATCGGACTGCCACTGGGAAGCGGACTGGACATCATACGAGAACTCAAAGTACTGAAGTCCAAAGCCGGTATCATTATCATCTCGGCCAAAGACTCCCTGGAAGATAAACTGGGCGGACTGGAACTCGGTGCAGACGACTATCTCACCAAACCATTCCACCTGTCGGAACTCAATGCCCGTATCAATGCCCTCCTCCGACGCAAAAACTTCGACGGCAATACCAGCATCACCTTCTTCGAAATCACCATCATCCCTTCTTCCAAAACAGTATTGGTACATGATAAATCCATCACCCTGACCGGCAAGGAATATCAACTACTGCTTTATTTCATTGCCAATCAGCACCGGGTGGTCACCAAATCGGCCCTCGCCGGACACCTCTGGGGCGATGCCTACGACCAGGCCGGCTCCTACGATTTTATCTACACCCATATCAAAAACCTCCGCAAAAAAATGCTCGAAGCCGGCGGAGAAGATTATATCAAAACCGTTTACGGTACTGGCTATCGTTTCGGATAA
- a CDS encoding DUF4974 domain-containing protein: MSNKETKELFDLMDQVPNAKRVAEEYRRLMREGKLDPQKDVTDAGAGWLMVEDELLRDDHAKSYNYRVSAVCVTIILLGLGLSVWWQYRHENNLIRQLAANDRRETMIASNKLVTPMPGVERKNGIYTFHEASLRDIGGMIDKRFEIKVVFDDPAMSKQCFTGSMDPCQSLDAFMNVVKYSTPVDYYFRGGTLHIQQRLSHRR, encoded by the coding sequence TTGAGCAACAAAGAAACTAAAGAATTGTTTGACCTGATGGACCAGGTTCCCAATGCAAAGCGGGTAGCGGAGGAGTACCGGCGTTTGATGCGGGAAGGTAAGCTGGACCCGCAAAAAGATGTTACTGATGCAGGAGCAGGATGGTTGATGGTAGAAGATGAGTTATTGCGGGATGATCATGCTAAATCGTACAACTACAGGGTGTCTGCGGTATGTGTAACGATCATTCTGCTGGGGTTGGGCCTCAGTGTATGGTGGCAGTACCGGCATGAAAACAATCTTATCCGTCAGCTGGCGGCCAATGACCGGCGCGAAACAATGATTGCATCCAATAAGCTGGTAACGCCTATGCCGGGTGTAGAACGTAAAAATGGTATTTATACCTTTCATGAAGCCTCCCTGCGTGATATCGGCGGTATGATCGATAAACGTTTTGAAATCAAGGTGGTATTTGATGATCCTGCCATGTCAAAGCAGTGTTTTACCGGTAGTATGGACCCTTGCCAGTCACTCGATGCATTTATGAACGTGGTGAAGTACAGCACTCCTGTGGATTATTATTTCAGGGGTGGTACATTGCATATCCAGCAACGGTTATCACACCGCCGTTGA
- a CDS encoding VOC family protein has protein sequence MLDQRLTYLTLGVNDLPKMKEFYETKFGWIPMAAEESIVFFRLNGFILSLYPHDALAADAQVNGNAPAYKGFTLAYNLGSEQEVNDLMEKLAAAGVKVVKPAEKVFWGGYSGYIADVENNLWEIAYNPFLALDAQGNVAAEQS, from the coding sequence ATGCTCGACCAGAGACTCACTTACCTTACCCTTGGTGTAAACGACCTTCCGAAGATGAAAGAATTTTATGAGACTAAATTTGGCTGGATACCGATGGCAGCAGAGGAGTCCATTGTCTTTTTCCGGTTGAACGGCTTCATACTGAGCCTCTATCCGCACGACGCCCTGGCAGCCGATGCGCAGGTGAATGGTAATGCTCCTGCCTATAAAGGATTTACGCTGGCTTACAATCTGGGCTCCGAGCAGGAAGTGAACGACCTGATGGAGAAGCTCGCTGCTGCCGGTGTGAAAGTGGTAAAACCGGCCGAAAAGGTTTTCTGGGGCGGTTACAGCGGTTATATCGCCGATGTGGAAAACAACCTCTGGGAAATTGCCTACAATCCTTTTCTGGCGTTGGATGCACAGGGTAATGTGGCAGCTGAACAATCCTGA
- a CDS encoding helix-turn-helix transcriptional regulator, with protein MYQQFKPHPLLSEYIDAYWTVTNTSGVAAHSRILPDGCVDIICNLGAAVTNNAEEGPRMLASEKAYLIGTMTRYTDSCPPAEARMIGIRFKPAAFASFFRFPLQELADNCIEFGQELVELLLRAGQDFVPVLDKYFLLHNTRASREMLPVINNIQQHKGIIRIGDLARTHYQTPRQLERNFLKHTGISPKAFANIVRYQAVHQYIRNSKPGTSLLQIAFEHGYYDHAHLTNDIRKYTGRVPSAL; from the coding sequence ATGTACCAGCAATTCAAACCACATCCTTTACTCAGTGAATACATTGATGCCTACTGGACCGTGACCAATACATCCGGTGTGGCGGCTCACAGCCGTATACTACCCGACGGTTGTGTAGATATCATCTGTAACCTGGGAGCGGCCGTTACCAACAACGCTGAGGAAGGGCCACGTATGCTGGCATCAGAAAAAGCTTATCTGATCGGTACTATGACCCGCTATACCGATTCCTGTCCGCCGGCAGAAGCCAGGATGATCGGTATCCGGTTCAAGCCGGCAGCGTTTGCATCTTTCTTTCGTTTTCCATTACAGGAACTGGCAGACAACTGTATTGAATTCGGTCAGGAACTGGTGGAGTTATTGCTGCGCGCCGGTCAGGATTTTGTGCCTGTGCTGGATAAATATTTCCTGCTGCACAATACCCGGGCATCCAGGGAGATGCTGCCTGTGATCAACAATATACAACAGCATAAGGGCATTATCAGAATAGGTGATCTGGCCCGTACCCACTACCAGACACCAAGGCAGCTGGAACGTAATTTTCTGAAACATACGGGTATCAGCCCAAAAGCTTTTGCCAACATCGTCCGCTATCAGGCTGTACATCAGTATATCCGGAACAGCAAGCCTGGCACCAGCCTGCTGCAGATTGCCTTTGAGCACGGATATTATGATCATGCCCATCTCACCAACGACATCCGCAAATATACCGGGCGTGTACCTTCGGCTTTATAA